One segment of Herbaspirillum hiltneri N3 DNA contains the following:
- a CDS encoding sulfite exporter TauE/SafE family protein — MDTTILIIAIGAMVAGFVQGLSGFAFSMVAMSFWVWAVDPMLAAALAVSGSLLGQILAMLSVRRGFKMQRLLPFVVGGLLGIPLGVLVLPLLDANLFKAFLGALLAVWCPVMLLTPRLPALQVGERLGGRLADGVVGAIGGFMGGIGGFSGVVPTLWCNLRQLDKDEQRAVIQNFNLAMQAVTFATYVGSGIITRKTLPMFAVMAPAMLIPTLLGTRLYLGISDAAFRKIVLSLLTLSGIGLLASSLPKLLG, encoded by the coding sequence ATGGATACGACAATCCTGATCATCGCCATCGGCGCGATGGTTGCCGGTTTCGTGCAGGGCTTGTCGGGCTTCGCCTTCAGCATGGTGGCCATGTCGTTCTGGGTATGGGCCGTCGATCCCATGCTGGCAGCGGCGTTGGCAGTGTCCGGCTCGCTGCTGGGACAGATCCTGGCGATGCTTTCGGTGCGACGCGGCTTCAAAATGCAGCGCCTGCTGCCGTTCGTCGTCGGCGGCCTGCTCGGGATTCCGTTGGGGGTTCTGGTGCTGCCGCTGCTCGATGCGAACCTGTTCAAGGCCTTCCTCGGCGCACTGCTGGCGGTGTGGTGTCCGGTCATGCTGCTGACACCCCGGTTGCCGGCGCTGCAGGTGGGCGAACGGCTCGGCGGCAGGCTGGCCGATGGCGTCGTCGGCGCCATCGGCGGTTTCATGGGCGGGATTGGCGGTTTCAGCGGCGTGGTCCCGACACTGTGGTGCAATTTACGCCAGCTCGACAAGGATGAGCAGCGCGCAGTGATCCAGAATTTCAACCTGGCCATGCAGGCGGTGACCTTCGCCACCTATGTCGGCAGCGGCATCATCACGCGCAAGACCTTGCCGATGTTTGCGGTCATGGCGCCGGCAATGCTGATTCCGACGCTGCTGGGGACGCGGCTCTACCTCGGCATCAGCGATGCCGCTTTCCGCAAGATTGTATTGAGCCTGCTGACGCTGTCGGGCATCGGCTTGTTGGCTTCATCGCTGCCGAAACTTCTCGGCTAA
- a CDS encoding LrgB family protein: protein MRELPQFGLIWVYLAASPLLGLTLTLCAYVVAYWIYSRCKFSPLANPVAIAIALVSTVLLLSGMPYSEYFAGAQFVHFLLGPATVALAIPLARQLPRLRKSFLPLACGLLAGSATAIVSAVVLTILLGGSPQLAFSIGPKSATTPIAMGVAEKLGGLPALTAVLVISTGIFGAVAARFLFNRMRIDSPEVRGFALGVTSHGIGTARAFQVNQEMGAFAGLGMGLNGVLTAFLAPWLIPVFVGLLAR from the coding sequence ATGCGTGAGTTGCCGCAATTCGGCCTGATCTGGGTCTATCTTGCGGCGTCGCCGCTGCTGGGGTTGACGCTGACCTTGTGCGCCTATGTCGTGGCGTACTGGATCTACAGCCGCTGCAAATTTTCGCCGCTGGCCAATCCGGTGGCGATCGCGATTGCACTGGTCAGCACCGTGCTGCTGCTGAGCGGCATGCCCTACAGCGAATATTTCGCCGGCGCGCAATTCGTCCACTTCCTGCTCGGGCCTGCGACGGTGGCGCTGGCGATTCCATTGGCGCGCCAGTTGCCGCGGCTGCGCAAATCCTTCCTGCCGCTGGCCTGTGGTCTGCTGGCGGGTTCCGCCACGGCGATCGTGTCAGCCGTGGTGCTGACAATCTTGCTGGGCGGCTCGCCACAGCTGGCGTTCTCGATCGGACCCAAATCCGCCACCACGCCGATCGCCATGGGCGTGGCCGAAAAGCTCGGCGGCCTGCCGGCGTTGACGGCAGTGCTGGTGATCAGTACGGGGATTTTCGGCGCCGTGGCGGCACGCTTCCTGTTCAATCGCATGCGTATCGATTCGCCGGAGGTGCGCGGTTTTGCGCTTGGCGTGACTTCGCACGGCATCGGCACGGCGCGGGCGTTTCAGGTGAATCAGGAAATGGGCGCCTTCGCCGGCCTCGGCATGGGCCTCAACGGCGTGCTGACGGCGTTCCTGGCGCCGTGGCTGATACCGGTGTTCGTCGGCTTGCTGGCGCGTTAG
- a CDS encoding CidA/LrgA family protein, with the protein MLASFATLLVFQCLGEGITFALKLPIPGPVVGMLLLFFTLVAYPPLLDRIEATGSELLRHLSLLFVPAGVGIVATAGQVRGHWLTVILAVVVSTLLTLAVTAAVTRAVMNWQNRHTDGNNKDGEGGHA; encoded by the coding sequence ATGCTTGCCAGTTTCGCGACTCTGCTGGTGTTCCAGTGCCTGGGCGAAGGCATCACCTTCGCCTTGAAACTCCCCATTCCCGGCCCCGTCGTGGGCATGCTGCTGCTGTTTTTCACGCTGGTCGCCTATCCGCCCTTGCTGGACCGGATCGAAGCCACCGGCAGCGAATTGCTGCGCCATCTGTCGCTGTTGTTCGTGCCGGCGGGCGTCGGCATTGTCGCCACGGCGGGACAGGTGCGCGGCCATTGGCTGACGGTGATTCTGGCGGTCGTGGTGAGTACTTTGCTGACGCTGGCGGTCACCGCTGCCGTCACGCGTGCGGTGATGAACTGGCAGAACCGGCACACCGACGGCAACAACAAGGACGGCGAGGGCGGTCATGCGTGA
- a CDS encoding acyl-CoA thioesterase: MDMPSHQLTMTVLMTPDMANFSGNVHGGTILKFLDQVAYACASRYAGQYVVTLSVDQVMFRQPIHVGELVSFLASVNHTGTSSMEVGIKVVAENIRTQEVRHVNSCFFTMVAVDGERKPVAVPSLRPFTGEEKRRFEAAKLRKKLRAELSQRFEEAKLS; the protein is encoded by the coding sequence ATGGACATGCCATCTCACCAACTCACCATGACCGTCCTGATGACGCCCGACATGGCCAATTTCTCCGGCAACGTGCACGGCGGCACCATCCTCAAGTTCCTCGACCAGGTCGCCTACGCGTGCGCCAGCCGCTACGCAGGCCAGTACGTGGTGACGCTGAGCGTGGACCAGGTGATGTTCCGCCAGCCGATCCACGTCGGCGAACTGGTGAGCTTCCTGGCCAGCGTGAACCACACCGGCACCTCCTCGATGGAAGTCGGCATCAAGGTGGTCGCCGAAAACATCCGCACCCAGGAAGTGCGTCACGTCAACAGCTGCTTCTTCACCATGGTGGCGGTCGACGGCGAGCGCAAGCCGGTTGCGGTGCCGTCGTTGCGGCCGTTCACGGGCGAAGAAAAGCGGCGCTTCGAAGCGGCCAAGCTGCGCAAGAAGCTGCGCGCCGAGTTGTCGCAACGTTTCGAAGAAGCCAAGCTGTCCTGA
- a CDS encoding 2-hydroxyacid dehydrogenase, whose amino-acid sequence MKPQLLVLIHLSEASKAAIGSAFEIIYAPTADTRAAAIADAAKDARVVLTNGSTGLTAAEMDTLGKLELACALGAGYENIDTAHAAARGIKIATGAGTNDDCVADHAMGLVLAIMRNIRQLDLACREGIWRDALVLPPQLAGKRLGVAGLGTIGKKIARRAAAFDMEIGYFNRSPRDDVDYAYFGSTEQLAAWCDVLVIATPGGAATRHLVGARELQALGPQGFLVNISRGSVVDTAALAAALGKGELGGAGLDVYESEPQPPRELLEFKNVVLTPHMAGWSPEAITASVSKFLRNAEAHFAAAA is encoded by the coding sequence ATGAAACCTCAACTTCTGGTCCTTATCCATCTTTCCGAAGCAAGCAAGGCCGCCATCGGCAGCGCCTTCGAGATCATCTACGCACCCACTGCGGACACGCGCGCAGCCGCCATCGCCGATGCTGCGAAGGACGCGCGGGTAGTGCTGACCAATGGTTCGACCGGCCTCACGGCGGCCGAGATGGATACGCTGGGCAAGCTGGAGCTGGCCTGCGCGCTGGGCGCGGGCTATGAAAATATCGACACCGCGCATGCTGCTGCGCGAGGCATCAAGATCGCCACCGGCGCCGGAACCAATGACGATTGCGTCGCCGACCACGCCATGGGCCTGGTGCTGGCGATCATGCGCAATATCCGCCAGCTCGATCTCGCCTGCCGCGAAGGCATTTGGCGCGACGCGCTGGTGCTGCCGCCGCAGCTGGCCGGCAAGCGCCTCGGCGTGGCCGGCCTGGGCACCATCGGCAAGAAGATCGCGCGCCGCGCCGCCGCCTTCGACATGGAAATCGGTTATTTCAATCGCTCGCCTCGCGACGATGTGGACTACGCCTATTTCGGCAGCACCGAGCAATTGGCGGCCTGGTGCGATGTGCTGGTGATCGCCACGCCCGGCGGCGCCGCCACGCGCCATCTGGTCGGCGCCCGCGAGCTGCAGGCGCTGGGACCGCAGGGCTTCCTGGTCAATATCTCGCGCGGCAGCGTGGTCGACACGGCGGCGCTGGCCGCGGCGTTGGGCAAGGGCGAACTGGGCGGCGCCGGACTGGATGTCTACGAAAGCGAACCGCAACCGCCGCGCGAATTGCTGGAATTCAAGAATGTGGTGCTGACGCCGCACATGGCGGGCTGGTCGCCGGAAGCCATTACGGCGTCCGTGTCGAAGTTCCTGCGCAACGCCGAGGCGCATTTCGCCGCTGCCGCTTAA
- a CDS encoding sensor domain-containing diguanylate cyclase, giving the protein MTTEEVPDIPPDVPELGETPAVARSRRVNVRIFASVFVGLVCLSILILHISFAWNVRIKDLDDAQISTANLSRALAEHAQATLISADSVLFGMVQRLEVEGMDRDSLARLYPLLASYVKELPQIQGLFVYDESGKWMVNSMDDSPWMLNNADREYFIYHMTHEDRAPHVGEPVKSRSSGDWIIPLSRRINHPDGSFAGVVLATVEVEYFLKFYRSFDIGKHGEILLATQPGILLAKWPSSGEIFGQNISNSNIVSEHASRNKNGIAIITAADGVKRLHSYKRLDRYPLFVTAALSYDEVLASWRTETLMQSVGVLILVAMLAWMGKRLVNQIKLRAQAQQKLLSAREKLVEMNKTLQKMALEDGLTGVANRRQFDVTLANEFNRAKRERQSLGLLMIDVDHFKKYNDTYGHPAGDVCLQKIGKLIKMNRPGDLSARYGGEEFAILLPNTDLKGAISVAEKICADVRALNIPHGKNPTGIVTVSVGAQATVPTKTCNLLDLVSAADKALYTAKARGRNQVCSADDDIPAACL; this is encoded by the coding sequence ATGACTACCGAAGAAGTGCCCGACATCCCTCCCGACGTGCCGGAGCTTGGAGAGACGCCTGCCGTGGCGCGCTCAAGGCGCGTCAACGTGCGTATTTTTGCATCGGTCTTCGTCGGCCTGGTCTGTCTTTCCATCCTGATCCTGCACATTTCCTTCGCCTGGAACGTCCGCATCAAGGACCTCGACGACGCCCAGATCTCCACCGCCAACCTGTCGCGCGCGCTGGCCGAACACGCCCAGGCGACGCTGATCTCGGCCGACTCCGTGCTGTTCGGCATGGTGCAGCGCCTGGAAGTCGAAGGCATGGACCGCGATTCGCTTGCGCGCCTGTATCCGCTGCTGGCGTCTTACGTCAAGGAACTGCCGCAGATTCAGGGCTTGTTCGTCTATGACGAGAGCGGCAAGTGGATGGTCAATTCCATGGACGATTCGCCGTGGATGCTCAATAACGCCGACCGCGAATACTTCATCTACCACATGACCCATGAAGATCGCGCACCGCACGTCGGCGAACCGGTGAAGAGCCGTTCCAGCGGCGATTGGATCATTCCGCTGTCGCGACGCATCAATCATCCCGACGGCAGCTTCGCCGGCGTGGTGCTGGCCACGGTGGAAGTGGAATACTTCCTCAAGTTCTATCGCAGTTTCGATATCGGCAAGCACGGCGAGATCCTGCTGGCGACACAGCCCGGCATCCTGCTCGCAAAATGGCCGAGCTCCGGCGAAATCTTCGGCCAGAACATCAGCAACAGCAACATCGTCAGCGAGCACGCCTCGCGCAACAAGAATGGCATCGCCATCATTACTGCGGCCGACGGCGTCAAGCGTCTGCACAGCTACAAGCGCCTGGACAGGTATCCGCTATTCGTCACCGCCGCCCTGTCCTATGACGAAGTACTGGCAAGCTGGCGCACCGAGACGCTGATGCAATCGGTCGGCGTGCTGATCCTGGTCGCCATGCTGGCGTGGATGGGAAAGCGCCTTGTCAATCAAATCAAACTGCGCGCGCAGGCCCAGCAAAAGCTGCTGTCCGCGCGTGAAAAGCTGGTGGAGATGAACAAGACCCTGCAAAAGATGGCGCTGGAAGACGGCCTCACCGGCGTCGCCAACCGGCGCCAGTTCGACGTCACGCTGGCCAATGAATTCAACCGCGCCAAGCGCGAACGCCAGTCGCTGGGACTGTTGATGATCGATGTCGATCATTTCAAGAAGTACAACGACACCTACGGCCATCCGGCCGGTGACGTCTGCCTGCAAAAGATCGGCAAGCTGATCAAGATGAATCGCCCGGGGGATCTGTCAGCGCGCTACGGCGGCGAGGAGTTCGCCATCCTGCTGCCCAACACCGATCTCAAGGGGGCCATCAGCGTGGCCGAAAAAATCTGCGCCGATGTGCGCGCACTCAACATCCCGCACGGCAAAAATCCCACCGGCATCGTCACAGTCAGCGTTGGCGCACAGGCGACGGTGCCGACCAAGACCTGCAACCTGCTGGATCTGGTCAGTGCCGCGGACAAGGCGCTCTACACAGCCAAGGCGCGCGGTCGCAACCAGGTTTGCAGCGCCGACGACGACATCCCGGCCGCCTGCCTTTGA
- a CDS encoding DUF6139 family protein: MYKRTEENDLCSYLVVPHEQPLPQEVASTEWLVHELDVDFERTGKTHFTLEPDDAFQQIGEKGYAISHLNDRTKDGNVH, translated from the coding sequence GTGTACAAAAGGACCGAAGAAAACGATCTCTGTTCGTACCTCGTGGTGCCGCATGAACAGCCCCTGCCTCAGGAAGTGGCCAGCACCGAGTGGCTGGTGCATGAGCTGGACGTCGATTTCGAGCGTACCGGCAAGACGCATTTCACCCTCGAACCCGATGACGCCTTCCAGCAAATCGGTGAAAAGGGTTACGCCATCAGCCACCTGAACGACCGCACCAAGGATGGCAACGTCCACTAA
- a CDS encoding LysR family transcriptional regulator, with protein MAAESANFREAAVRMGISPQVVTRAVKELEAAFGELLFHRNTRQVRITAFGERLMHRARLSINALDDLFLDNNHRNDDALSGTVRITAPSTLAHTYLVPVLNQIALRHPDITLDLRLSEIITDAVDDKIDIGIRIGFLRDSRYVARSVAKVAFFVCASPELIARHGAPTTLDELVQRPMSAMVDRNTGRLWPWYFAQGQQLGPRLPAFVTDDPQVERRAVLDGIAFGQLGAFMAMPHLRDGSLVTVLQDLAPAPWDLYVYRPQRGPVPARVRLVFDALVETLSASDDFPLAPPT; from the coding sequence ATGGCTGCGGAAAGCGCCAATTTCCGCGAGGCGGCGGTGCGCATGGGCATCTCTCCGCAGGTCGTTACGCGCGCCGTCAAGGAGCTGGAGGCGGCCTTCGGCGAATTGCTGTTCCACCGCAACACGCGCCAGGTGCGCATCACCGCCTTCGGCGAACGGCTCATGCATCGCGCGCGATTGTCGATCAACGCGCTCGATGATTTGTTTCTCGACAACAACCATCGCAACGACGACGCCCTCAGCGGCACCGTGCGCATCACCGCGCCGAGCACGCTGGCCCACACCTATCTGGTGCCCGTGCTCAACCAGATCGCTCTGCGGCATCCCGATATCACGCTGGACCTGCGCTTGTCCGAAATCATCACCGACGCGGTTGACGACAAGATCGACATCGGCATCCGCATCGGTTTCCTGCGCGACAGCCGCTACGTTGCACGCTCGGTAGCCAAGGTGGCCTTCTTCGTCTGCGCCAGTCCCGAACTGATCGCGCGCCACGGTGCGCCGACCACGCTGGACGAACTGGTGCAGCGCCCCATGAGCGCGATGGTGGATCGCAACACCGGCCGGTTGTGGCCCTGGTATTTCGCCCAGGGACAGCAGCTGGGGCCGCGCCTGCCCGCCTTCGTCACCGACGATCCGCAGGTCGAACGCCGTGCCGTCCTCGACGGCATCGCTTTCGGCCAACTGGGCGCTTTCATGGCTATGCCGCACCTGCGCGACGGCTCGCTGGTGACGGTGCTGCAGGATCTGGCGCCGGCCCCTTGGGATCTGTACGTCTACAGGCCGCAGCGCGGACCGGTGCCGGCGCGCGTACGGCTGGTGTTCGATGCGCTGGTGGAAACACTCTCGGCGTCAGATGACTTCCCACTGGCGCCGCCGACATAA
- a CDS encoding (2Fe-2S)-binding protein, which produces MPTLTINGKQHNVDLPDDTPILWTLRDQLGMTGTKFGCGMALCGACTVHLDGEPIRSCITPISAAAGKKITTIEAIAEDKIGKSVQEAWMALGVPQCGYCQAGQIMSATALLRATPNPSDKDIDDAMSGNICRCGTYTRIKAAIKQAAAQNGGAK; this is translated from the coding sequence ATGCCAACGCTCACCATCAACGGCAAACAGCACAACGTCGATTTGCCCGACGATACTCCCATCCTCTGGACCCTGCGCGACCAACTCGGCATGACCGGCACCAAATTCGGGTGCGGCATGGCCTTGTGCGGCGCCTGTACGGTGCACCTCGACGGCGAGCCGATCCGCTCCTGCATCACGCCGATCTCGGCTGCCGCCGGCAAGAAGATCACCACCATTGAAGCGATCGCCGAAGACAAGATCGGCAAGTCCGTGCAGGAAGCCTGGATGGCCCTGGGCGTGCCGCAGTGCGGTTACTGCCAGGCCGGCCAGATCATGTCCGCCACCGCGCTGCTGCGCGCGACACCCAATCCGAGCGACAAGGACATTGACGACGCCATGAGCGGCAACATTTGCCGCTGCGGCACTTACACCCGCATCAAGGCCGCAATCAAGCAGGCCGCGGCACAGAACGGAGGCGCCAAATGA
- a CDS encoding xanthine dehydrogenase family protein molybdopterin-binding subunit, producing the protein MSAVFNDIQLSRRSLLKGIGALAGLALTVGVDGVVMAADAPKFGGDGMPGGLKDNALLFVSIGADGVVTIVAHRSEMGQGVRTSLPMVVADELDADWGRVRVVQAQGDQEKYGNQNTDGSRSMRHSFGPMRQVGATARLMLETAAAARWKVPAAEVEAKNHELIHKPSGRKLGYGDVAADAAKLPLPARESVRLKTPQQFRYIGKDSTRGIDLHDIVTGNTQYGIDTRLDGMVYAVIARPPVYGGKLATVDSSEALKVPGVIRVVELKGSPPPALFNPLGGVAVIARNTWAAIKGREALKLTWDNGPNASYDSAEFRKTMEAAARQPAKAVRNTGDAMAVLAKAPRRIEAEYYLPHIAHATMEPPAAVARITGGKCEVWACVQAPQATRETVAGHLGLKQEDVTVNVTLLGGGFGRKSKPDFAAEAALLSKAMNGAPVKVTWTREDDIHHDYFHTVSVERLEAGLDANGKVSAWLHRTTAPTIASIFAAGAKGEAPFELAMSAVNIPYAIPNMRVEAPEVDAHTRIGWFRSVSNIPHAFAVQSFSAELAAAAKRDHRDYLLELIGPARKINPSEMADGWNYGESPERYPLDTGRLRGVIELATSKAGWGRKLPKGRGLGLAVCYSFVTYIAAVVEVEVNDEGEVKIPRVDIAVDCGPSINPDRIRSQVEGACIMGISLAMTGEISFKNGAVEQSNFHDYEVLRAFAAPAKIDVHIVPHALDVPLGGVGEPATPTIAPALCNAIFAATGKRIRQLPIREQLKKA; encoded by the coding sequence ATGAGCGCCGTATTCAACGATATCCAGCTCAGCCGCCGCAGCTTGCTAAAAGGCATCGGCGCCCTCGCCGGCCTGGCGTTGACGGTCGGCGTGGATGGTGTGGTGATGGCCGCTGATGCGCCCAAGTTCGGTGGCGACGGCATGCCGGGCGGCCTCAAGGACAATGCCCTGCTGTTTGTTTCGATCGGCGCCGACGGTGTCGTCACCATCGTCGCCCATCGCTCCGAAATGGGCCAGGGCGTGCGCACCAGCCTGCCCATGGTGGTCGCCGATGAACTGGATGCCGACTGGGGCCGCGTGCGCGTGGTGCAGGCGCAAGGCGACCAGGAAAAATACGGCAACCAGAACACCGACGGTTCGCGCAGCATGCGCCACTCCTTCGGTCCGATGCGCCAGGTCGGCGCCACCGCGCGCCTGATGCTGGAGACCGCCGCGGCCGCGCGCTGGAAGGTGCCGGCCGCCGAAGTCGAAGCGAAGAATCATGAACTGATCCACAAGCCCAGCGGCCGCAAGCTGGGCTACGGCGATGTCGCCGCCGACGCGGCCAAACTGCCGCTGCCTGCGCGTGAAAGCGTCAGGCTCAAGACGCCGCAGCAATTCCGCTACATCGGCAAGGACAGCACGCGCGGCATCGATCTGCACGATATCGTCACCGGCAACACCCAATATGGCATCGACACGCGCCTCGACGGCATGGTCTACGCCGTCATCGCACGTCCGCCGGTCTACGGCGGCAAGCTGGCCACCGTAGACAGCAGCGAGGCGCTCAAGGTCCCCGGCGTGATCCGCGTGGTCGAACTCAAGGGCAGTCCGCCGCCGGCGCTGTTCAACCCGCTCGGCGGCGTGGCCGTGATTGCGCGCAATACCTGGGCCGCCATCAAGGGCCGTGAAGCGCTCAAGCTGACCTGGGACAACGGCCCCAACGCCTCCTACGATTCGGCCGAATTCCGCAAGACCATGGAAGCCGCCGCGCGCCAACCGGCCAAGGCCGTGCGCAATACCGGCGACGCCATGGCCGTGCTGGCAAAAGCGCCGCGCCGCATCGAAGCCGAGTATTACCTGCCGCATATCGCCCACGCCACGATGGAACCGCCTGCGGCCGTGGCGCGCATCACCGGCGGCAAATGCGAAGTCTGGGCTTGCGTGCAGGCGCCGCAGGCCACGCGTGAAACCGTGGCCGGCCATCTCGGCCTGAAACAGGAAGACGTCACCGTCAATGTCACCTTGCTGGGCGGCGGTTTCGGCCGCAAGTCCAAGCCCGACTTCGCTGCCGAAGCGGCCCTGCTGTCCAAGGCCATGAACGGCGCCCCGGTCAAGGTCACCTGGACGCGTGAAGACGACATCCATCACGATTACTTCCACACCGTGTCGGTGGAGCGCCTGGAAGCCGGTCTCGATGCCAACGGCAAGGTCAGCGCCTGGCTGCACCGCACTACCGCTCCGACCATCGCCTCGATCTTCGCCGCCGGCGCCAAGGGCGAAGCGCCGTTCGAGCTGGCGATGTCGGCGGTGAACATTCCTTATGCGATTCCCAACATGCGCGTGGAAGCACCGGAAGTCGACGCGCACACCCGCATCGGCTGGTTTCGCTCGGTATCGAACATTCCGCATGCGTTCGCTGTCCAATCCTTCAGCGCCGAACTGGCGGCGGCGGCCAAGCGCGATCATCGCGACTATCTGCTCGAACTGATCGGTCCGGCGCGCAAGATCAATCCGTCCGAGATGGCCGACGGCTGGAACTACGGCGAGTCGCCCGAACGTTATCCGCTCGACACCGGCCGCCTGCGCGGCGTGATCGAACTGGCAACATCCAAAGCCGGCTGGGGCCGCAAATTGCCCAAGGGCCGCGGCCTCGGACTGGCGGTGTGCTACAGCTTCGTGACCTACATCGCCGCCGTGGTCGAAGTCGAGGTGAACGATGAGGGCGAAGTGAAGATACCGCGCGTCGACATCGCGGTCGATTGCGGTCCCTCGATCAATCCGGACCGCATCCGTTCGCAAGTCGAAGGCGCCTGCATTATGGGCATCAGCCTGGCGATGACCGGAGAGATCTCGTTCAAGAACGGTGCCGTGGAGCAAAGCAATTTCCACGACTACGAAGTATTGCGCGCGTTTGCGGCGCCCGCGAAGATCGACGTGCACATCGTGCCGCACGCGCTCGACGTACCGCTGGGCGGCGTCGGCGAGCCGGCCACGCCGACGATTGCGCCGGCGCTGTGCAATGCGATCTTCGCCGCCACCGGCAAGCGCATCCGCCAGTTGCCGATTCGCGAGCAGCTCAAGAAGGCATAA
- a CDS encoding XdhC family protein has translation MESIDFDVLNTALTWHEQGHRVLLGTVTHTWGSAPRPVGSMMAIRGDGHVRGSVSGGCVEDDLIRRIQDGELDRTLPFGLTYGLTADEAHRFGLPCGGTLEIMMEPVSAQSRIGELLTAVRQGLRVTRTLDLDTGAATIATDSEARQTVLQGRKLIAPYGPRFRLIIIGAAQMSRYVAQFALALDYQVIVCDPREEYLQEWDIPGVELSGEMPDDLLMRLQLDANSAVVTLTHDPKLDDMALIEALKSPAFYIGAIGSRTNNIKRRERLALFDISSAEIDKLHGPVGLFLGARTPPEIAIAILAEMTAIRNGVTISQTHAARTDPLPEASGNGASGGSCAVGEFSK, from the coding sequence ATGGAATCCATCGACTTCGACGTCCTCAACACCGCCCTCACCTGGCACGAGCAAGGCCATCGCGTCCTGCTCGGCACCGTTACCCACACCTGGGGGTCGGCGCCACGTCCGGTGGGGTCGATGATGGCGATTCGCGGCGACGGCCATGTGCGCGGTTCGGTCTCGGGCGGCTGCGTCGAGGATGATCTGATCCGCCGCATCCAGGACGGCGAACTGGACCGGACGCTGCCGTTCGGGCTGACCTATGGCCTCACCGCAGATGAAGCGCACCGCTTCGGCCTGCCCTGCGGCGGCACGCTGGAAATCATGATGGAGCCGGTATCCGCCCAGTCGCGCATCGGCGAATTGCTGACCGCCGTGCGCCAGGGCCTGCGCGTCACGCGCACGCTCGACCTCGACACCGGCGCCGCCACCATCGCCACCGACAGCGAGGCGCGCCAGACCGTGCTGCAGGGTCGCAAGCTGATTGCGCCCTACGGCCCACGCTTTCGCCTGATCATCATCGGCGCCGCGCAGATGTCGCGCTACGTCGCGCAGTTTGCGCTGGCGCTTGACTACCAGGTCATCGTCTGCGATCCGCGCGAAGAGTACCTGCAGGAATGGGACATCCCCGGCGTGGAACTGTCCGGAGAAATGCCCGACGACCTGCTGATGCGTTTGCAGCTCGACGCCAACAGCGCGGTGGTCACGCTGACCCACGATCCCAAGCTGGATGACATGGCCCTGATTGAAGCGCTCAAGTCGCCGGCCTTCTATATCGGCGCGATCGGTTCGCGCACCAACAACATCAAGCGGCGCGAGCGGCTGGCGCTGTTCGACATCAGCTCGGCCGAGATCGACAAGCTGCACGGTCCGGTCGGCCTGTTCCTGGGGGCGCGCACGCCACCCGAGATCGCCATCGCCATCCTCGCCGAAATGACCGCCATCCGCAACGGCGTGACCATCTCGCAGACGCATGCGGCGCGCACCGATCCCTTGCCCGAAGCGAGCGGAAACGGCGCCTCCGGCGGCAGTTGCGCCGTCGGCGAATTCAGCAAATAG
- a CDS encoding nucleotidyltransferase family protein — MHSTSKSFRGLLLAAGKGTRFDPAGTGNKLLAPLPGSDDVVAVAAARAMLQVLPVLAVVSDVDSELGRRLADAGCELVGCDDADTGMSASLMCGIRQAQDAAGWIIALADMPYVQAATHRGLLAALKDGVQIAVPAYLGQRGNPVAFGRSHLDGLLALSGDRGARALLQQFPVNEIPVNDPGIHRDIDTRADLEAR, encoded by the coding sequence ATGCACTCCACTTCGAAGTCTTTCCGCGGCCTGTTGCTGGCCGCAGGAAAAGGCACTCGTTTCGATCCCGCCGGTACCGGTAACAAGCTGCTGGCCCCGTTGCCCGGCAGCGATGACGTGGTTGCGGTCGCTGCGGCGCGCGCCATGTTGCAGGTGTTGCCGGTACTGGCCGTGGTCAGTGATGTCGATAGCGAACTGGGGCGGCGGCTGGCTGATGCGGGTTGCGAGCTGGTCGGCTGCGACGACGCGGATACGGGCATGAGCGCGTCGCTGATGTGCGGGATACGGCAAGCGCAGGATGCCGCAGGCTGGATCATCGCGCTGGCCGACATGCCGTATGTGCAGGCGGCAACGCATCGCGGTTTGCTGGCGGCGCTGAAAGACGGCGTGCAGATCGCCGTACCGGCCTATCTGGGCCAGCGCGGCAATCCGGTCGCCTTCGGCCGCAGCCACCTGGACGGCTTGCTGGCATTGAGCGGCGACCGCGGTGCGCGGGCTTTGCTGCAGCAGTTTCCAGTCAATGAAATTCCGGTCAACGATCCCGGCATCCACCGCGATATCGACACGCGCGCCGACCTCGAAGCGCGCTGA